Proteins from a single region of Palaemon carinicauda isolate YSFRI2023 chromosome 32, ASM3689809v2, whole genome shotgun sequence:
- the LOC137625537 gene encoding golgin subfamily A member 6-like protein 22, protein MGESKEKFQKQEKVDLLIGDSKEKFQKQEKVDLLIGDSKEKFQKQEKVDLLIGESKKKFQKQEKVDLLMGESKEKFQKQEKVDLLIGDSKEKFEKQEKVDLLIGDSKKKFQKHKIFCKCLPKEKIDWLIGDSKKKFQKQAKVDLLIGDSKKKFQKHKIICKCSPKEKVDLLIGDTKEKFQKQEKVDLLIGDSKEKFQKQEKVDLLIGDSKEKFQKQEKVDLSIGDSGEKFQRQMRYFVNAYQRRKLTCRLVTVERNFRDR, encoded by the exons ATGGGTGAGAGtaaagagaaatttcagaaacaG gagaaagttgacttgttgattggtgacagtaaagagaaatttcagaaacag gagaaagttgacttgttgattggtgacagtaaagagaaatttcagaaacag gagaaagttgacttgttGATTGGTGAGAGTAAAAAGAAATTTCAGAAACAG gagaaagttgacttgttGATGGGTGAGAGtaaagagaaatttcagaaacaG gagaaagttgacttgttGATTGGTGACAGTAAAGAGAAATTTGAGAAACAG gagaaagttgacttgttgattggtgacagtaaaaagaaatttcagaaacataagatattttgtaaatgcttaccAAAGGAGAAAATTGACTGGTTGATTGGTGACAGTAAAAAGAAATTTCAGAAACAG GCGAAAGTTGACTTATTGATTGGTGACAGTAAAAAGAAATTTCAGAAACATAAGATAATTTGTAAATGCTCaccaaaggagaaagttgacttgttgattggtgacactaaagagaaatttcagaaacag gagaaagttgacttgttgattggtgacagtaaagagaaatttcagaaacag gagaaagttgacttgttgattggtgacagtaaagagaaatttcagaaacag gagaaagttgacttgtcGATTGGTGACAGTGGAGAGAAATTTCAGAGACAgatgagatattttgtaaatgcctaccaaaggagaaagttgacttgtcGATTGGTGACAGTGGAGAGAAATTTCAGAGACAgatga